The Polyangium spumosum genome includes a window with the following:
- the pfp gene encoding diphosphate--fructose-6-phosphate 1-phosphotransferase — MSHVPKKVGILVGGGPAPGINAVIGAATIRAVLSGFDVVGIQDGFSWIMKGDLEHARPLSIEDVSRIHFRGGSYLGIARANPTKSQELLEETVLSLLRLEIDKLITIGGDDTAYSASQVALQSKGRLRVVHVPKTIDNDLDLPGYADTFGFQTARHIGVELVENLMVDAKTTHRWYFVVAMGRKAGHLALGIGKAAGATLTMIPEEFPAEGHVPLKTVVDVLAAAIVKRLAAGRSDGVAMIAEGIVERMEEHDLEGLAGVERDAHGHVRIAEIAFADILKAEVQKRLKQFGVKATIIPKNIGYELRCADPIPYDMEYARDLGYCASKYLAEGGTGALVAMVQGSFQAVPFDTIMDPKTGRMRVRMVDITSDRYMIARRYMLRLRKDDFEDSSQLARFANVLDISIEDFQREFGYLVEHEPIPRTFYPDERQKPSIAPPNR, encoded by the coding sequence ATGAGCCACGTTCCGAAGAAGGTCGGTATCCTCGTCGGCGGCGGGCCCGCGCCGGGCATCAACGCCGTCATCGGCGCGGCCACGATCCGCGCGGTCCTCTCCGGCTTCGACGTGGTCGGGATCCAGGACGGATTCTCGTGGATCATGAAGGGCGACCTCGAGCACGCCCGGCCGCTCTCGATCGAGGACGTGAGCCGCATCCATTTCCGCGGCGGCTCGTACCTCGGCATCGCGCGCGCGAACCCGACGAAATCACAGGAGCTGCTCGAGGAGACGGTGCTCTCGCTGCTGCGGCTCGAGATCGACAAGCTCATCACGATCGGCGGCGACGACACGGCCTACTCGGCGTCGCAGGTCGCGCTCCAGTCGAAGGGGCGCCTGCGCGTGGTGCACGTGCCGAAGACGATCGACAACGACCTCGATCTGCCAGGGTACGCAGATACGTTCGGCTTCCAGACGGCGCGCCACATCGGCGTCGAGCTCGTCGAGAACCTGATGGTGGACGCGAAGACCACGCACCGCTGGTACTTCGTGGTGGCGATGGGGCGGAAGGCCGGGCACCTCGCGCTCGGGATCGGAAAGGCCGCGGGCGCGACGCTGACGATGATCCCCGAGGAGTTCCCGGCCGAGGGGCACGTGCCGCTGAAGACGGTCGTGGACGTGCTCGCGGCGGCGATCGTGAAGCGCCTCGCGGCAGGCAGGTCCGACGGCGTGGCGATGATCGCCGAGGGCATCGTCGAGCGCATGGAGGAGCACGACCTCGAGGGGCTCGCGGGCGTGGAGCGCGACGCGCACGGGCACGTGCGGATCGCGGAGATCGCGTTCGCCGACATCCTGAAGGCCGAGGTGCAGAAGCGGCTGAAGCAGTTCGGGGTCAAGGCGACGATCATCCCGAAGAACATCGGCTACGAGCTGCGATGCGCCGACCCGATCCCGTACGACATGGAGTACGCGCGGGACCTCGGGTATTGCGCGTCGAAGTACCTCGCGGAGGGCGGCACGGGCGCGCTCGTGGCGATGGTGCAGGGCTCGTTCCAGGCCGTGCCGTTCGACACGATCATGGACCCGAAGACGGGCCGCATGCGGGTGCGGATGGTGGACATCACGAGCGATCGGTACATGATCGCGCGGCGATACATGCTCCGGCTGCGCAAGGACGACTTCGAGGATTCGAGCCAGCTCGCCCGGTTCGCGAACGTGCTCGACATCTCGATCGAGGACTTCCAGCGGGAGTTCGGGTACCTCGTGGAGCACGAGCCGATCCCACGCACGTTCTACCCCGACGAACGGCAGAAGCCGTCGATCGCGCCGCCGAACAGGTGA
- a CDS encoding CPBP family intramembrane glutamic endopeptidase — protein MSVSEADDDELSDEDEEDTSSEPTSKREALFIAGGVTITSALAVGFAFSDEAAGTPFMLGALVLVYGALAAFTVWRLRARGELDEQLRPRGGDLTVGAVVAAVLYGVATGVHLLVTSPPSPRAAWIMQVYATLGDPAAEGRHLVGGVVFVVAALEELVWRGLVQRVLLSPFGWLRAWLLQAALFGVAHLPTMFLLGDPRVGPNPLLVAAGVAYSLVWGRLAMRMDRLPPAMFAHALFTWGVFEFPIWRP, from the coding sequence ATGTCGGTGAGCGAGGCAGACGACGACGAGCTTTCGGACGAAGACGAAGAGGACACGTCCAGCGAGCCGACGTCGAAGCGAGAGGCGCTTTTCATCGCGGGCGGCGTGACGATCACGAGCGCGCTCGCCGTGGGGTTCGCGTTCTCGGACGAAGCCGCGGGCACGCCCTTCATGCTCGGCGCGCTCGTGCTCGTGTACGGGGCGCTCGCGGCCTTCACGGTGTGGCGCCTGCGCGCGCGAGGCGAGCTCGACGAGCAGCTCCGGCCACGCGGCGGGGATCTGACGGTGGGCGCGGTCGTGGCGGCGGTCCTGTACGGCGTGGCGACGGGCGTGCACCTGCTCGTGACCTCGCCGCCTTCGCCGCGGGCCGCGTGGATCATGCAGGTGTACGCGACGCTCGGTGATCCGGCGGCGGAGGGGCGGCACCTCGTCGGCGGCGTGGTCTTCGTGGTGGCGGCGCTGGAGGAGCTCGTCTGGCGCGGCCTCGTGCAGCGCGTGTTGCTCTCGCCCTTCGGGTGGTTGCGCGCGTGGCTCCTGCAGGCGGCGCTGTTTGGCGTGGCGCACCTGCCGACGATGTTCCTGCTCGGTGATCCGCGCGTGGGGCCGAACCCGCTGCTCGTCGCGGCGGGCGTGGCCTATTCGCTCGTGTGGGGCCGGCTCGCGATGCGTATGGATCGCCTGCCGCCGGCGATGTTCGCGCACGCGCTCTTCACGTGGGGCGTGTTCGAGTTCCCGATCTGGAGGCCTTGA
- a CDS encoding MutS family DNA mismatch repair protein has protein sequence MSSADPNVVVRARRDTLAAEADELARRSARLSGLRGLLFLVALGSLGYGFFRSLPMIGWVLVALGWAVFIAVVAVHGSLVNRETEVQARLGIVDRALARLAGTLPDALPSGPATDPRHPYAIDLDVFGSASVFRLLDETRTAPGTEALARWLAERASPAEIAARQGAVRELAGLTAFREDLATIGAAAGTRGRATAPLVAWAEAEPVLRDGLSRTLVRAAFVLVPLTVGLFALSHGLGNALPPLLGRAYLAPFALQIVVLFLLSAKIQPALAQAASKEAPFGRYRDLFARIEAEELRAPRLVELRAALLGGSDGPSASRELASFERVLGFVELRHSGLVHLLANVLLLWDVFCMAALERFRLRAGRHVRGWFSALGDLEALASLGAFAYEHPDFAFPVVEEGPPRFVAERLGHPLIPGKTRRVNDLVIDGPGSGILVTGSNMSGKSTWLRSMGLAAVLAQAGAPVCARKLQMTPLSVRTSMRISDSLEQGVSHFYAELEKLKSVVDAADRGEPVFFLLDEVLHGTNSRERHIGARAVVVHLLDKGAIGAVTSHDLALADLEAQTGGRVTNVHFQEHVEEGKMTFDYVLRPGVVSTTNALRLMRLVGIKVALPEA, from the coding sequence TTGAGTTCCGCTGATCCGAACGTCGTCGTGCGCGCGCGCAGGGACACGCTCGCGGCCGAGGCGGACGAGCTCGCCCGTCGCTCCGCGCGCCTCTCGGGCTTGCGGGGCCTGCTCTTCCTCGTGGCCCTCGGCTCCCTCGGGTACGGGTTTTTTCGGTCGTTGCCCATGATCGGCTGGGTGCTCGTCGCCCTCGGCTGGGCTGTCTTCATCGCCGTCGTCGCCGTGCACGGATCGCTCGTCAACCGCGAGACCGAGGTCCAGGCGCGGCTCGGGATCGTGGACCGCGCGCTCGCGCGCCTCGCCGGCACCTTGCCCGACGCGCTCCCGAGCGGCCCCGCGACGGATCCGCGTCATCCCTACGCGATCGACCTCGACGTCTTCGGCTCTGCCTCGGTCTTCCGCCTGCTCGACGAGACCCGCACCGCGCCTGGCACCGAGGCCCTCGCGCGCTGGCTCGCCGAGCGCGCCTCGCCCGCCGAGATCGCCGCGCGACAAGGCGCCGTCCGCGAGCTCGCCGGCCTCACGGCCTTCCGTGAAGACCTCGCCACGATCGGCGCCGCCGCGGGCACGCGGGGCCGCGCCACCGCGCCGCTCGTCGCGTGGGCCGAGGCCGAGCCCGTGCTCCGCGACGGGTTGTCTCGTACGCTCGTGCGGGCGGCGTTTGTCCTCGTGCCGCTCACCGTGGGCCTCTTTGCGCTCTCGCACGGGCTTGGAAATGCGCTCCCGCCGCTCCTCGGCCGGGCCTACCTCGCGCCGTTTGCCCTTCAGATCGTGGTCCTCTTCCTCCTCAGCGCGAAGATCCAGCCCGCGCTCGCGCAGGCCGCGTCGAAGGAGGCTCCGTTCGGGAGGTACCGCGACCTCTTCGCGCGTATCGAGGCCGAGGAGCTCCGCGCCCCGCGCCTCGTCGAGCTCCGCGCGGCCTTGCTCGGCGGAAGCGACGGCCCCTCGGCCTCGCGTGAGCTCGCCTCGTTCGAGCGCGTGCTCGGCTTCGTCGAGCTCCGGCACTCGGGGCTCGTGCACCTGCTCGCGAACGTCCTCCTGCTCTGGGACGTCTTCTGCATGGCCGCGCTCGAGCGGTTCCGCCTGCGCGCCGGGCGCCACGTGCGCGGCTGGTTCTCCGCGCTCGGCGACCTCGAGGCCCTCGCGAGCCTCGGCGCCTTCGCCTACGAGCACCCGGATTTTGCCTTCCCCGTGGTGGAGGAGGGCCCGCCGCGGTTCGTGGCCGAGCGGCTCGGGCACCCGCTGATCCCTGGCAAGACGCGGCGCGTGAACGACCTCGTGATCGACGGCCCCGGCTCCGGGATCCTCGTGACCGGTTCGAACATGAGCGGCAAGAGCACGTGGTTGCGCTCGATGGGCCTCGCGGCCGTGCTCGCGCAGGCGGGGGCGCCCGTCTGCGCGCGCAAGCTCCAGATGACGCCGCTCTCGGTGCGCACGAGCATGCGGATCAGCGACTCGCTCGAGCAGGGCGTGTCCCATTTTTATGCCGAGCTCGAGAAGCTCAAGTCCGTCGTCGACGCGGCGGACCGGGGCGAGCCCGTCTTTTTCCTCCTCGACGAGGTCCTGCACGGCACGAACTCGCGCGAGCGTCACATCGGCGCGCGCGCCGTCGTCGTCCACCTCCTCGACAAGGGCGCGATCGGCGCCGTCACCTCGCACGACCTCGCGCTCGCGGACCTCGAAGCGCAGACGGGCGGCCGGGTCACGAACGTGCATTTCCAGGAGCACGTCGAGGAGGGGAAGATGACCTTCGATTACGTGCTCCGGCCCGGCGTCGTCTCGACCACGAACGCGCTCCGGCTCATGCGCCTCGTGGGGATCAAGGTCGCGCTGCCCGAGGCTTGA
- a CDS encoding sigma factor-like helix-turn-helix DNA-binding protein — protein sequence MIRYRDDPDRPGEPIIEATPRDLNTYRGFARAYLRAKWPVLGEADVDEVTQDALYVLWRMVDEGRVRGAYTDPPDVVIRSLLVNIAWRVAGNQAARLRRKDARHVPIGEEHDRDLPDLAARPEDIAEARHLLRSIARSTARPVRVLLLVLQGESAEDIARELGLDVATVYSHVARARNALAKRYDRPRKRRR from the coding sequence GTGATCCGCTACCGCGACGATCCCGATCGTCCGGGCGAGCCGATCATCGAAGCCACGCCGCGTGACCTGAACACGTACCGCGGTTTCGCCCGCGCATACCTCCGCGCGAAGTGGCCCGTGCTCGGCGAGGCGGACGTGGACGAGGTGACGCAGGACGCGCTCTACGTCCTTTGGCGCATGGTGGACGAGGGGCGCGTACGCGGCGCGTACACCGACCCGCCCGACGTCGTGATCCGCTCGCTCCTCGTGAACATCGCGTGGCGCGTCGCGGGCAACCAAGCCGCTCGGCTGCGCCGGAAGGACGCTCGCCACGTGCCGATCGGCGAGGAGCACGATCGCGACCTGCCCGATCTCGCGGCGCGTCCGGAGGACATCGCAGAGGCCCGGCACCTCCTGCGAAGCATCGCGCGCTCGACGGCCCGGCCGGTGCGCGTCCTTCTGCTCGTCCTGCAAGGGGAGAGCGCGGAAGACATCGCCCGCGAGCTGGGGCTCGACGTCGCGACCGTTTACAGCCACGTCGCGCGGGCCCGCAACGCGCTCGCTAAGCGCTACGACCGCCCCAGGAAGCGCCGCCGCTGA
- a CDS encoding GNAT family N-acetyltransferase, translating to MKKDPMEQLSIRLAHAGDVDTLARNHRAMALETEGKALDPETTIRGTRAVIEDPSKGFYLVAERGGETVGQLLVTFEWSDWRDGTFWWIQSVHVAEEARRTGVYRALHDHVVGKARAEKDVCGVRLYVDKENHRAQKTYAALGMRPAHYDVFEIDFVLG from the coding sequence GTGAAGAAGGACCCGATGGAGCAGCTCTCGATTCGCCTCGCGCACGCGGGGGACGTGGACACGCTCGCGCGAAACCACCGCGCGATGGCCCTGGAGACGGAAGGAAAGGCGCTCGATCCGGAGACGACGATCCGGGGCACGCGCGCGGTGATCGAGGACCCGAGCAAGGGGTTTTACCTCGTGGCCGAGCGCGGCGGAGAGACGGTGGGGCAGCTCCTCGTGACGTTCGAATGGAGCGACTGGCGAGACGGGACGTTCTGGTGGATCCAGTCGGTCCACGTGGCCGAAGAGGCGCGGCGCACGGGCGTCTACCGCGCGCTGCACGATCACGTGGTCGGCAAGGCGCGCGCGGAGAAGGACGTCTGCGGCGTGCGGCTCTACGTGGACAAGGAGAACCACCGCGCGCAGAAGACGTACGCGGCGCTCGGGATGCGGCCCGCGCATTACGATGTGTTCGAGATCGATTTCGTGCTCGGTTAG
- a CDS encoding DUF4139 domain-containing protein: protein MTSLATGSRIRRVVVHARGALVTRTVMLPPVLPSEPCELVVPGVTTLSEPSSFRALATGGREVVSVAARLVLPEGPAKAGSARERVRALEAERDALGEERRHLTGRRNLLAGLSFDLGMDRRLRQGNPRARIEDALATSRLAQEELVALDTRLAEIGASLERVHRAIEAAQLAEAQASTEERAGSSRPSLACHVRLGAGQGAIEALEIEYVVLAARWWPTYKAWLTKNATRVRLELDALVAQDSGEDWKDAELSLSTADLVHDARLPELPSLRFGRAQPPAKRGYRPPPPGLDAMFEAYDAAMVRLVRPAPAPLGKPAAPRPPAQPAAPPPPPMAAPQSLGAPPPPPGYGPPMPSAPMPARSAPPPFKKAAKPAPEMAAVQSRASAMRDDGGGGGDEFALEGKAGGAHDEPAPPPPSLEPDDSWLEFDALVLAPADEKQRRGRLGKAESDTSRREASRAKERIEALPNPARTQDPLASRGRFDHRYDAEGRADVPSNGRPHRVHVKAGEGPSSAQFRAVPRESSEVYREARIENPLGAPLCAGPVDVFLEGALVTAAEIAAVDRGGYVQVGLGVEDRVRIARNARVEESSAGLLGGSTVVDHHVTVDLTSSLGVPIQVEILERIPVTDDKDVTVKLTSAEPEPEVYDQSIVGAPVRGGRRFRVEVPAGGKSKITYAYRIKLPAKSEIVGGNRRE, encoded by the coding sequence ATGACCTCGCTCGCCACAGGCAGCCGTATCCGCCGCGTCGTCGTCCATGCGCGTGGCGCCCTCGTCACCCGGACGGTCATGCTCCCGCCCGTGCTCCCGAGCGAGCCGTGCGAGCTCGTCGTCCCCGGCGTCACCACGCTCTCCGAGCCGTCGAGCTTTCGCGCGCTCGCCACGGGCGGCCGCGAGGTCGTCTCCGTCGCCGCGCGCCTCGTCCTGCCCGAAGGGCCCGCGAAGGCGGGCTCGGCGCGTGAGCGGGTCCGCGCCCTCGAAGCCGAGCGCGACGCCCTCGGCGAGGAGCGTCGTCACCTCACGGGCCGCCGCAACCTGCTCGCCGGTTTGTCCTTCGACCTCGGCATGGATCGCCGCCTCCGGCAGGGGAATCCTCGCGCGCGGATCGAGGACGCCCTCGCGACCTCGCGCCTCGCGCAGGAGGAGCTCGTCGCGCTCGATACCCGCCTCGCCGAGATCGGGGCCTCCCTCGAGCGGGTCCATCGCGCCATCGAGGCGGCGCAGCTCGCCGAGGCGCAGGCGAGCACCGAGGAGCGCGCCGGTTCGTCGAGGCCGTCCCTCGCTTGCCACGTGCGCCTCGGCGCGGGGCAGGGCGCGATCGAGGCGCTCGAGATCGAGTACGTGGTGCTCGCGGCGCGCTGGTGGCCCACGTACAAGGCGTGGCTCACGAAAAACGCGACGCGCGTGCGGCTCGAGCTCGACGCGCTCGTCGCGCAGGACTCGGGCGAGGACTGGAAGGACGCCGAGCTCTCGCTCTCCACCGCCGACCTCGTGCACGACGCGCGTTTGCCCGAGCTCCCGTCGCTCCGGTTTGGCCGGGCGCAACCGCCGGCGAAGCGTGGGTATCGGCCTCCGCCGCCCGGGCTCGACGCGATGTTCGAGGCGTACGACGCGGCGATGGTGCGGCTCGTGCGCCCCGCGCCCGCGCCGCTCGGCAAGCCCGCGGCGCCCCGGCCACCCGCGCAGCCCGCGGCCCCCCCGCCGCCGCCGATGGCAGCGCCGCAATCCCTCGGCGCGCCGCCCCCGCCGCCGGGGTACGGCCCGCCGATGCCCTCCGCGCCCATGCCGGCGAGGTCCGCGCCGCCGCCCTTCAAAAAAGCGGCCAAACCGGCGCCGGAGATGGCGGCCGTGCAATCCCGCGCGTCGGCGATGAGGGATGACGGGGGCGGCGGCGGCGACGAGTTCGCCCTCGAAGGAAAGGCGGGCGGCGCCCACGACGAACCTGCGCCGCCGCCGCCTTCGCTCGAGCCCGACGATAGCTGGCTCGAATTCGACGCCCTCGTCCTCGCCCCCGCCGACGAAAAACAGCGCCGTGGCCGCCTCGGCAAAGCCGAGAGCGACACCTCCCGCCGCGAGGCGAGCCGCGCCAAAGAGCGCATCGAGGCCCTGCCGAACCCCGCGCGCACCCAGGACCCGCTCGCCTCGCGTGGCCGCTTCGATCACCGCTACGACGCCGAAGGTCGCGCCGACGTCCCCTCGAACGGCCGGCCGCATCGCGTGCACGTGAAGGCCGGCGAGGGCCCTTCGAGCGCGCAGTTCCGCGCCGTCCCGCGCGAGTCGAGCGAGGTCTACCGCGAGGCCCGCATCGAAAACCCCCTCGGCGCGCCGCTCTGCGCCGGCCCCGTCGACGTCTTCCTCGAAGGCGCCCTCGTCACCGCGGCCGAGATCGCGGCCGTCGATCGTGGCGGCTACGTGCAGGTCGGCCTCGGCGTCGAGGACCGCGTTCGTATCGCGCGTAATGCCCGCGTCGAGGAGAGCTCGGCCGGCTTGCTCGGCGGATCCACCGTCGTCGATCACCACGTCACCGTCGACCTCACCTCCTCGCTCGGCGTCCCGATCCAGGTCGAGATCCTCGAACGAATCCCCGTCACCGACGACAAGGACGTCACGGTCAAGCTCACCTCCGCCGAGCCCGAGCCCGAGGTCTACGATCAATCGATCGTCGGCGCGCCCGTGCGCGGCGGCCGCCGCTTCCGCGTCGAGGTCCCCGCGGGCGGCAAGTCGAAGATCACCTACGCCTATCGGATCAAGCTGCCGGCCAAGAGCGAGATCGTCGGAGGAAACCGCCGTGAGTGA
- a CDS encoding mucoidy inhibitor MuiA family protein, translated as MSEPVVEAVRSEEPSQDRAHHSSRAARVTLFEDRAEVVRRASFRAAKGTRWEAIAGVSLLVDDGTVQARITRGEARVLSARVLRRAHEERALGREEIEALEREVRAARDRVVAADQAVDRLQRALGQHDELATQWVKSASLGPRKASDPGVMGSYREGWRAIDVSAKATLDEMARVRAERAQTEVDRRRAEARLAEGRAETPRYDAVIELEIEAHEEGDVEVELTYRLPCALWRPEHLARLTSDGPDATAGSVEIVTYAAAWQRTGEAWDDVELRFSTARPTRAASPPLLSDDVLSTRRKTEEERRNIVVAAREQSIELAGLDRGDRATAEMPGVDDGGEPVTYTGKERASLPSNGRPCRVEIGRAAVKAELARLVVAVRSPAAHLRATATLEGAGPLLAGPVRLARGASLVGRARLDFVGKGEPFELGFGPDDAIRVRRSEDEKRDTQAITGAQRLERKVTLYLSNLSSRARKVLVTERIPVSEIEDVEIHLAEAGGISLDKDGFLRATVDVGAHATRTLSYTFEVRAGARVTLPAF; from the coding sequence GTGAGTGAGCCCGTGGTGGAGGCCGTTCGTTCGGAGGAACCGTCGCAGGATCGCGCGCATCACTCGAGCCGCGCCGCGCGCGTCACGCTCTTCGAGGACCGCGCCGAGGTCGTGCGTCGCGCCTCCTTCCGCGCCGCCAAAGGCACGCGCTGGGAGGCCATCGCCGGCGTCTCGCTCCTCGTCGACGACGGCACCGTGCAGGCCAGGATCACGCGAGGCGAGGCGCGTGTCCTCTCCGCGCGGGTCCTTCGTCGCGCCCACGAGGAGCGCGCGCTCGGGCGCGAGGAGATCGAGGCCCTCGAACGCGAGGTCCGCGCCGCGCGTGATCGTGTGGTCGCGGCGGATCAGGCGGTCGATCGCCTCCAGCGGGCCCTCGGGCAACATGACGAGCTCGCCACGCAATGGGTCAAGTCCGCCTCGCTCGGCCCGCGCAAGGCCTCGGATCCGGGCGTGATGGGCTCGTATCGGGAGGGGTGGCGCGCGATCGACGTCTCCGCGAAGGCCACGCTCGACGAGATGGCTCGTGTCCGCGCCGAGCGCGCGCAGACCGAGGTCGACCGGCGCCGCGCCGAGGCGCGCCTCGCCGAAGGTCGCGCGGAGACACCTCGTTACGACGCGGTCATCGAGCTCGAGATCGAGGCCCACGAGGAGGGTGACGTCGAGGTCGAGCTGACCTACCGCCTCCCCTGCGCGCTCTGGCGCCCCGAGCACCTCGCGCGCCTCACCTCCGACGGGCCCGACGCGACCGCGGGCTCGGTCGAGATCGTCACGTACGCCGCCGCGTGGCAACGCACGGGTGAGGCCTGGGACGACGTCGAGCTGCGCTTCTCCACGGCGCGCCCCACCCGCGCCGCATCGCCGCCGCTGCTCTCCGACGACGTGCTCTCCACGCGCCGGAAGACCGAAGAGGAGCGCAGGAACATCGTCGTCGCGGCGCGTGAGCAGTCGATCGAGCTCGCGGGCCTCGACCGCGGCGACCGCGCCACCGCCGAGATGCCCGGCGTCGATGACGGCGGCGAGCCTGTCACCTACACCGGCAAGGAGCGCGCCTCGCTCCCTTCGAACGGGCGCCCTTGCCGCGTGGAGATCGGCCGCGCCGCTGTGAAGGCCGAGCTCGCGCGCCTCGTCGTCGCCGTTCGTTCGCCGGCCGCGCATCTTCGCGCCACGGCCACGCTCGAGGGCGCGGGTCCCTTGCTCGCGGGCCCGGTGCGCCTCGCGCGTGGCGCGAGCCTCGTCGGCCGCGCGCGCCTCGATTTCGTGGGCAAGGGTGAGCCCTTCGAGCTCGGCTTTGGCCCGGACGACGCGATCCGCGTGCGCCGCAGCGAGGACGAGAAGCGCGACACACAAGCGATCACCGGCGCGCAGCGCCTCGAACGCAAGGTCACGCTTTACCTCTCGAACCTCTCGAGCAGGGCGAGGAAGGTGCTCGTCACCGAGCGTATCCCGGTCAGCGAGATCGAGGACGTCGAGATCCACCTCGCCGAGGCGGGAGGGATTTCCCTCGACAAGGACGGCTTTCTCCGCGCCACGGTCGACGTGGGCGCGCACGCGACGCGCACGCTCTCGTACACCTTCGAGGTGCGCGCGGGCGCGCGCGTCACGCTCCCGGCCTTCTAA
- a CDS encoding transcriptional regulator, whose translation MLRLVHPAPRGQGTRPPKGRKSPNLLPTSEERKRIRATIRNVARAYGGLDVLAAVVGVHRTTLIQAGQRTSYAVAVLLARAAGIPVEQVLTGRPHVAGACALCGRKGGAL comes from the coding sequence ATGCTTCGTTTAGTCCACCCTGCCCCGCGGGGCCAAGGGACTCGTCCGCCCAAGGGCCGGAAGAGCCCGAACCTCCTCCCCACGTCCGAAGAACGCAAGCGGATCCGCGCCACGATCCGCAACGTCGCCCGCGCCTACGGCGGGCTCGACGTCCTGGCCGCGGTCGTGGGCGTCCACCGAACCACGCTCATCCAAGCCGGGCAGCGGACGTCCTACGCCGTGGCCGTGCTTCTCGCCCGCGCCGCGGGCATCCCCGTCGAACAGGTCCTCACCGGGCGTCCCCACGTGGCCGGCGCGTGCGCGCTCTGCGGGCGGAAGGGAGGCGCGTTGTGA
- the coaBC gene encoding bifunctional phosphopantothenoylcysteine decarboxylase/phosphopantothenate--cysteine ligase CoaBC: protein MSASSPTSVPPTIVLAVSGSIAAYKAVEVARLLKKAGARVIPLMTRSARAFVGAQTLSGITGEPVHEEMFDPSYPGEKHVDLARAADLVLIVPATADLIARLAAGRADDLLTALVLCARGPVLAAPAMHPRMWEHPATARNVATLAADGRVSLVGPVFGEVASGEHGMGRMADPAEITRAARAAIGPRDLAGIRVVVTAGPTVEDLDPVRFLGNRSTGKMGFAIAERAASRGASVTLVSGPVSLATPRGVTRVDVRSALDMQAALREVMGADLEHADALIMTAAVADYRPAEQSATKRKRSAEPLRLELVPNPDLLAEVGAARKGARPVLVGFAVETADDAGIEAYARRKLAAKCVDMVVANHAKDSFGREDNRATIVTAGGAEALGVLSKHSLADRILDRVAERCR, encoded by the coding sequence GTGTCTGCCTCCTCGCCCACGTCCGTCCCCCCCACGATCGTGCTCGCCGTGAGCGGGAGCATCGCCGCCTACAAGGCCGTGGAGGTCGCGCGGCTGCTCAAGAAAGCGGGGGCGCGGGTGATCCCGCTCATGACCCGATCGGCGCGCGCGTTCGTGGGAGCTCAGACGCTCTCCGGCATCACGGGCGAGCCGGTGCACGAGGAGATGTTCGACCCGTCTTACCCCGGGGAAAAACACGTCGATCTCGCGCGCGCCGCGGACCTCGTGCTCATCGTGCCGGCGACGGCGGACCTCATCGCGCGGCTCGCCGCGGGCCGCGCGGACGATCTCCTGACCGCGCTCGTGCTCTGCGCGCGAGGGCCCGTGCTCGCGGCGCCCGCGATGCATCCGCGCATGTGGGAGCACCCGGCGACGGCGCGTAACGTGGCGACACTCGCGGCGGACGGTCGCGTGTCGCTCGTGGGGCCAGTCTTCGGCGAGGTGGCCTCGGGGGAACACGGCATGGGGCGGATGGCCGATCCCGCGGAGATCACGCGAGCAGCACGCGCGGCGATCGGGCCGCGGGATCTCGCGGGGATCCGGGTCGTGGTGACGGCGGGGCCGACGGTCGAGGACCTCGATCCGGTGCGGTTCCTCGGCAACCGCTCGACGGGAAAGATGGGCTTCGCGATCGCGGAGCGCGCGGCTTCGCGGGGCGCGTCGGTGACGCTCGTGTCGGGGCCGGTCTCGCTCGCGACGCCGAGGGGCGTGACGCGGGTGGACGTGCGGAGCGCGCTCGACATGCAGGCCGCGCTGAGGGAGGTGATGGGCGCGGATCTCGAGCACGCGGACGCGCTGATCATGACGGCGGCGGTCGCCGATTACCGGCCCGCGGAGCAGAGCGCGACGAAGCGGAAACGTTCGGCCGAGCCGCTCCGGCTCGAGCTCGTGCCGAACCCGGATCTGCTCGCCGAGGTCGGCGCGGCGCGCAAGGGCGCGCGGCCCGTGCTCGTGGGTTTCGCCGTGGAGACCGCGGACGACGCGGGGATCGAAGCCTACGCGCGCAGAAAACTCGCGGCGAAGTGCGTGGACATGGTGGTGGCGAACCACGCGAAGGACTCGTTCGGCCGCGAGGACAACCGGGCGACGATCGTGACCGCGGGCGGCGCGGAGGCGCTCGGGGTCCTGTCGAAACATTCGCTCGCGGATCGGATCCTCGATCGTGTGGCGGAGCGATGTCGGTGA